One window of the Candidatus Chryseobacterium colombiense genome contains the following:
- a CDS encoding UDP-N-acetylmuramoyl-L-alanyl-D-glutamate--2,6-diaminopimelate ligase, with translation MQLIELLKRIPVLEIHGDNTRDITELVFDSRKVTEDSLYIAMRGTVVDGHSFIASSVEKGAKAIVCEEFPENLNENVTYVKVKDSSKALGQLASNFYGNPSEKLKLIGVTGTNGKTSVSTLLFDVFKNLGYDSALLSTVEIRIGEKIIPATHTTPDVITINKILAQAVEEGCEFAFMEVSSHGIAQNRIEGLHFKVAGFTNLTHDHLDYHKTFDEYLKTKKRFFDQLENTAVAITNVDDKNGNVMLQNTKAIKRTYALKTMADFHGKLLEVDFNGMLLNFNGKEFWTTLTGKFNVYNLLLVFGIASELGFEQDEILQAISQLKRVSGRFETFKSDGGIFFIVDYAHTPDALENILDSINDIRTKNERLITVFGCGGDRDHSKRPEMGNIATKKSTLAIITSDNPRTEDPAAIIKEIEVGVEPQNFSKYTSIPDRKEAIKMAIKFAEPKDIVLVAGKGHETYQEINGVKHHFDDKETINELWKLMSK, from the coding sequence ATGCAGTTAATTGAATTATTAAAAAGAATCCCAGTCTTAGAAATTCACGGCGACAATACCCGTGACATTACTGAATTGGTTTTCGACAGCAGAAAGGTTACGGAAGACTCGTTGTATATTGCAATGAGAGGAACGGTTGTGGATGGGCATTCATTTATTGCATCTTCTGTTGAAAAAGGAGCAAAAGCAATTGTTTGTGAAGAGTTCCCTGAAAATTTGAATGAAAATGTTACCTACGTAAAGGTAAAAGACTCATCTAAAGCTTTAGGACAATTAGCCTCCAACTTCTACGGGAACCCTTCTGAAAAATTAAAATTAATCGGAGTTACGGGAACTAATGGAAAAACTTCTGTTTCTACTTTACTTTTTGATGTTTTCAAAAATTTAGGATACGATTCTGCTTTGCTTTCTACCGTTGAGATCAGGATTGGAGAAAAAATAATTCCGGCGACACACACGACTCCGGATGTGATTACCATCAATAAAATTCTGGCTCAGGCTGTTGAAGAAGGCTGCGAATTTGCTTTCATGGAAGTAAGTTCTCACGGAATTGCTCAAAACAGAATTGAAGGACTTCATTTTAAAGTAGCAGGGTTCACCAATCTTACACACGATCATTTAGATTACCATAAAACATTTGATGAATATCTAAAGACCAAGAAAAGATTTTTTGACCAATTGGAAAATACTGCCGTTGCCATCACCAATGTAGATGATAAAAACGGAAATGTCATGCTTCAGAATACAAAAGCTATCAAAAGAACATATGCTTTGAAAACCATGGCAGATTTTCATGGGAAGCTTTTAGAAGTTGATTTCAATGGAATGTTATTGAATTTCAACGGAAAAGAGTTCTGGACAACTCTCACCGGAAAATTTAATGTCTACAATTTATTATTGGTTTTCGGAATTGCTTCTGAGCTTGGTTTTGAGCAGGATGAAATTTTGCAGGCAATCAGTCAGTTGAAAAGAGTTTCAGGAAGATTTGAAACTTTTAAATCTGATGGTGGAATTTTCTTTATTGTAGATTATGCACATACTCCGGATGCTTTAGAAAACATTTTGGACAGCATTAATGATATCAGAACCAAAAACGAAAGATTAATTACAGTTTTCGGTTGCGGAGGTGACAGAGATCACTCCAAAAGACCTGAAATGGGAAATATTGCCACCAAAAAATCAACACTGGCAATTATCACTTCAGACAACCCGAGAACGGAAGATCCGGCAGCAATTATAAAAGAGATTGAAGTAGGTGTTGAACCTCAGAATTTCAGCAAATACACTTCAATTCCTGATAGAAAAGAAGCCATAAAAATGGCGATCAAGTTTGCAGAACCTAAAGATATTGTTCTCGTAGCCGGAAAAGGCCACGAAACGTATCAGGAGATTAATGGTGTAAAACATCATTTTGATGACAAAGAGACAATCAATGAGCTTTGGAAATTAATGAGTAAGTAA
- the mraY gene encoding phospho-N-acetylmuramoyl-pentapeptide-transferase, with the protein MLYYLYEYLTNHGIHVPGLGMLKYISFRAGMAVLFSLIIALVYGKRIINYLRSKQMGELVRDLGLDGQKQKEGTPTMGGLIIIIATIIPVLLFTRITNIYIVLLLVSMIWMGAIGFLDDYLKKIKKNKDGLSGKFKIVGQVGLGLIIGITMYFHPDITVKRKYADAKVVNRNNVEQNFMPTEKITVSTVPFAKNNEFDYSGILFWMNDKDAHEWAWIVFIPIVIFIVTAVSNGANITDGIDGLAAGTSAVILLVLALFAYLSGNIIFADYLNIMFLPNMGETTIFAVAMVGAVIGFFWYNTYPAQVFMGDTGSLMLGGVIAVLAIILRKELLIPVLCGIFLIENLSVMLQVVVFKYRKKKFGLEYAQNNRLFRMSPLHHHYQKGGFHESKIVNRMIIIGVILAIVCLITLKMR; encoded by the coding sequence ATGTTATACTATCTATACGAATATTTAACCAACCACGGAATTCATGTTCCCGGATTAGGAATGTTGAAGTACATTTCTTTCCGGGCAGGAATGGCTGTTTTATTTTCTTTGATCATTGCTCTTGTCTATGGAAAAAGAATCATCAACTATTTGAGATCAAAACAAATGGGCGAGTTGGTTCGTGATCTCGGATTGGATGGTCAGAAGCAAAAAGAGGGAACGCCTACAATGGGCGGACTTATCATTATCATTGCTACCATTATTCCGGTATTATTATTTACCAGAATTACAAATATTTATATTGTGCTTCTCTTAGTTTCTATGATCTGGATGGGTGCGATTGGTTTTCTGGATGATTATTTAAAGAAAATAAAGAAAAACAAAGACGGGCTAAGTGGCAAATTTAAGATTGTAGGACAGGTTGGATTAGGCTTAATTATCGGAATTACAATGTATTTCCATCCCGATATTACAGTTAAAAGAAAATATGCAGATGCGAAAGTAGTAAACAGAAACAATGTAGAGCAAAACTTTATGCCTACTGAAAAAATCACAGTTTCTACGGTTCCTTTTGCTAAAAATAACGAATTCGATTACAGTGGAATATTGTTCTGGATGAATGATAAAGACGCTCACGAATGGGCATGGATTGTTTTCATTCCTATTGTAATATTCATCGTAACAGCGGTTTCCAACGGAGCCAATATTACCGATGGAATTGATGGTCTTGCAGCAGGAACCAGTGCCGTGATTCTTTTAGTTTTAGCGCTTTTTGCTTACCTATCAGGAAACATCATTTTTGCAGATTACCTCAACATCATGTTCCTTCCGAATATGGGAGAAACCACCATTTTTGCCGTGGCAATGGTGGGTGCAGTAATTGGTTTTTTCTGGTACAATACGTATCCCGCTCAGGTTTTCATGGGGGATACCGGAAGTTTGATGTTAGGAGGCGTTATTGCCGTTTTAGCTATTATTTTAAGAAAAGAGTTATTGATTCCGGTATTATGCGGAATCTTCCTGATCGAAAACCTGTCTGTAATGCTTCAGGTAGTCGTTTTCAAATACAGAAAGAAAAAATTCGGGCTGGAATATGCCCAAAACAATAGATTATTTAGAATGTCACCATTACACCATCATTATCAGAAAGGCGGTTTCCATGAAAGTAAAATCGTCAACAGAATGATCATCATTGGGGTAATTTTGGCAATTGTATGCCTTATCACATTAAAAATGAGATAA
- the murD gene encoding UDP-N-acetylmuramoyl-L-alanine--D-glutamate ligase, translated as MKIVVLGGGESGCGAAYLAKKQGLEVFLSDKGAIKDNYKQFLTENDIEFEEENHDEKRILNADWIVKSPGIPKKAEIIHKIHERGIRLSSEIEFASEFTDAKIIAITGSNGKTTTTSLIYYILKNDGLNVGLGGNIGYSFAKQVADENHEYYVLEVSSFQLDDIQNFRPYISLLLNLSQDHLDQYNYNYEEYALAKFRITENQENDNFFIYNKDDEMSKNLLEKLEIKAKMIPFSTKEKLSEGGFVDGENIEVDFQDKFSMKIEELSLLGNHNVANSLAASIAGKILKINNESIRNSLMTFQAVEHRLEFVTELEGVKYINDSKATNVNATYYALESMKNPTVWIVGGLDKGNDYTEIEDLVKRKVKAIVCLGIDNQKIINFFKDKKEFIYDTSSMEEAVKISKSLAKTGDTVLLSPCCASFDLFKSYEDRGRQFKEQVLKANGN; from the coding sequence ATGAAAATAGTTGTTTTAGGAGGAGGAGAAAGCGGTTGTGGAGCTGCTTATTTGGCTAAAAAACAAGGTTTGGAAGTTTTTCTTTCAGACAAAGGAGCCATTAAGGATAACTATAAGCAGTTTCTTACGGAGAATGACATTGAGTTTGAAGAAGAAAACCATGATGAAAAAAGAATATTAAATGCAGACTGGATTGTAAAAAGTCCGGGAATTCCGAAAAAGGCAGAAATTATTCACAAAATTCATGAAAGAGGAATAAGACTTTCTTCTGAAATTGAATTTGCTTCGGAGTTTACAGATGCAAAAATTATCGCGATCACAGGAAGCAACGGAAAAACAACGACCACCTCTTTAATCTATTATATTTTAAAAAATGACGGATTGAATGTTGGTTTAGGAGGAAATATCGGATACAGCTTTGCCAAGCAGGTTGCAGATGAAAATCATGAATATTATGTATTGGAAGTAAGCTCTTTCCAGTTAGATGATATTCAGAATTTCAGACCTTATATTTCTTTATTATTGAACTTGTCACAGGATCATTTGGATCAGTACAACTACAATTATGAAGAATATGCTTTGGCAAAATTCAGAATTACTGAAAATCAGGAAAATGACAACTTTTTCATCTATAACAAAGATGATGAAATGAGCAAAAATCTTCTTGAAAAGCTGGAAATAAAAGCGAAAATGATCCCTTTTTCCACAAAAGAGAAATTGTCTGAAGGAGGATTTGTTGACGGAGAAAATATTGAAGTGGATTTTCAGGATAAATTCTCCATGAAAATTGAGGAACTATCATTGCTGGGAAATCATAACGTAGCCAACAGTTTGGCCGCTTCAATTGCAGGTAAAATACTGAAGATCAATAATGAAAGTATCAGAAATTCATTAATGACCTTTCAGGCAGTTGAACATAGACTGGAATTCGTCACTGAACTTGAAGGCGTTAAATACATCAATGACAGTAAAGCGACGAATGTTAATGCAACGTATTACGCTTTAGAAAGTATGAAAAACCCTACAGTTTGGATTGTTGGAGGTTTAGACAAAGGAAACGACTATACCGAAATTGAGGACTTAGTCAAAAGAAAAGTAAAAGCAATTGTCTGCTTAGGAATTGATAACCAGAAAATTATAAATTTCTTTAAAGACAAAAAAGAATTTATATATGACACCTCTAGTATGGAAGAAGCAGTGAAGATTTCAAAATCTCTTGCTAAAACAGGAGATACGGTTTTATTATCTCCATGCTGCGCAAGTTTTGATTTATTCAAAAGCTATGAAGACAGAGGCCGTCAGTTTAAAGAACAGGTATTAAAAGCCAATGGCAATTAG
- a CDS encoding FtsW/RodA/SpoVE family cell cycle protein, which produces MNEQDTDNRFEFLKGDKVLWMVILVISIFSIFPVYSASSNLEYIVNNGTTTGHVIKHMFFVVLGLGIMRVVGMVKYEYIGKLSSILLGLMIVLLIVTMFTGQTIDGASASRWLKIPGTPISFQPSSFAFLMLIIYLCRYLTKKITRERLPIENIMYIFGPILLVFVLVAKDNGSTALMILMVSVIVLIIGQLHWKYIAGFISASFIAIVLFLLVALNTNLIGGNRVHTWMSRIETFTSSKAKTADVDDESLKAKNYQVMMAKAAIVHGGVTGMGPGKSALKQMLPQSASDFIFAVIVEEYGVIGAAFLISMYLIMMIRIVMIASKMPAFFGSLLVLSLGVMIFIQLSVNIAVAVNLIPVTGQPLPLISYGGTSMLVTYLQLGIILNISSRIQIYDEEGMGKKQSIVEINDIA; this is translated from the coding sequence ATGAACGAACAAGATACAGACAACAGATTTGAATTTCTAAAGGGCGATAAAGTACTTTGGATGGTCATTCTTGTGATCTCCATTTTTTCTATTTTCCCTGTATATTCTGCAAGTTCAAATCTGGAATATATCGTCAATAACGGGACTACCACAGGTCACGTTATCAAACATATGTTCTTTGTGGTCTTAGGGTTGGGAATTATGAGAGTCGTTGGAATGGTAAAATATGAATATATCGGAAAGCTCAGCAGCATTTTGCTGGGATTAATGATTGTTCTGCTGATTGTCACTATGTTTACCGGCCAAACCATTGACGGAGCAAGTGCTTCAAGATGGCTGAAAATTCCGGGAACACCGATTTCCTTCCAGCCGTCGTCGTTTGCTTTTTTGATGCTGATTATTTATCTGTGTAGATATTTAACAAAAAAAATAACCCGTGAAAGGCTTCCTATTGAAAATATCATGTATATCTTCGGCCCTATCCTATTGGTTTTTGTACTGGTAGCAAAAGATAACGGCTCCACTGCATTAATGATTTTAATGGTTTCTGTCATTGTACTAATTATAGGTCAGCTACATTGGAAATACATTGCCGGATTCATTTCGGCATCATTCATTGCGATTGTTCTGTTTTTATTGGTTGCTTTAAATACCAATCTTATTGGAGGAAACCGTGTTCATACATGGATGAGCCGTATCGAAACCTTTACTTCGAGTAAAGCTAAAACTGCGGATGTTGATGATGAAAGCTTAAAAGCCAAGAACTATCAGGTAATGATGGCAAAAGCAGCTATTGTTCACGGTGGAGTTACAGGAATGGGACCGGGAAAAAGTGCTTTAAAACAAATGCTTCCCCAATCTGCTTCCGATTTTATTTTTGCCGTCATTGTAGAAGAATATGGGGTAATTGGTGCCGCATTTCTGATCAGTATGTATTTAATCATGATGATTCGTATCGTGATGATAGCCAGTAAGATGCCCGCTTTTTTCGGCTCTCTGCTCGTACTCAGTCTCGGTGTGATGATTTTTATACAACTCTCTGTAAATATTGCTGTTGCGGTAAATCTGATCCCAGTAACAGGGCAACCTCTTCCATTAATAAGTTATGGAGGAACCTCAATGTTGGTAACGTATTTGCAGTTGGGAATTATTTTAAATATCAGCTCTAGAATCCAGATATACGATGAAGAAGGAATGGGGAAAAAACAAAGTATAGTCGAGATCAATGATATTGCTTAA
- the murG gene encoding undecaprenyldiphospho-muramoylpentapeptide beta-N-acetylglucosaminyltransferase — translation MNKKLKVLLSGGGTGGHIFPAIAIADEIKKRFPDAEFLFIGANGKMEMEKVPQAGYTIEGIDIAGIDRGNMLSNLGLPFKILKSLSKSKKIIKNFAPDFAVGTGGFASGPALYEASKLGIPIFIQEQNAHAGVTNKILSKKAKAVFTAYPKVEGFPAEKIKFLGNPIRENIVSGMQETSQAKEKMDLSQDKLTILSVGGSLGSRTLNNGWKDNLENLKEKGYQLIWQTGKLDYKELYNESWISDLGSQIQLKEFIKDMETAYSAADVIVSRSGAIAISELAVAQKPVLLVPFPFAAEDHQTINAMNLVEKNAARMVKDSEMQEKFWNTLSEICENENIRKEMSENLKYFAKPNAAKEIVDEIFKVIQ, via the coding sequence ATGAACAAAAAACTAAAAGTATTATTATCCGGCGGAGGAACAGGAGGTCACATTTTTCCTGCCATCGCTATTGCAGACGAGATCAAAAAAAGATTTCCTGATGCTGAGTTTTTGTTCATAGGAGCCAACGGAAAAATGGAAATGGAAAAAGTTCCGCAGGCTGGCTATACAATTGAAGGAATTGACATCGCAGGAATTGACAGAGGAAATATGCTATCAAACTTAGGTTTGCCTTTTAAGATTTTAAAAAGCTTATCTAAATCAAAGAAGATCATTAAAAACTTTGCTCCGGATTTTGCGGTGGGAACAGGTGGTTTCGCAAGTGGTCCTGCTTTATATGAAGCAAGCAAACTTGGAATTCCGATTTTTATTCAGGAGCAGAATGCACATGCAGGCGTAACGAATAAGATTTTAAGTAAAAAAGCAAAAGCCGTATTTACAGCCTATCCGAAAGTGGAAGGTTTTCCTGCTGAAAAAATAAAGTTTCTGGGAAATCCGATTCGTGAAAACATTGTTTCAGGAATGCAGGAAACTTCCCAGGCAAAAGAAAAAATGGACTTGTCTCAGGATAAACTGACGATTTTATCTGTCGGTGGATCTTTAGGGTCAAGAACATTAAACAACGGTTGGAAAGATAATTTAGAAAACCTGAAAGAAAAAGGATATCAATTGATCTGGCAAACCGGAAAACTGGATTATAAAGAACTGTATAATGAATCCTGGATCTCGGATCTCGGATCTCAAATTCAGTTAAAAGAGTTCATCAAAGACATGGAAACAGCCTATTCTGCAGCAGATGTGATTGTTTCCAGATCAGGAGCCATTGCTATTTCAGAGTTGGCGGTAGCTCAGAAACCGGTTTTACTGGTTCCTTTCCCTTTTGCAGCGGAAGACCATCAAACCATAAATGCCATGAATCTGGTTGAAAAAAATGCAGCCCGAATGGTAAAAGACTCTGAAATGCAGGAAAAATTCTGGAATACCCTTTCAGAAATCTGCGAAAATGAGAATATAAGAAAAGAAATGTCTGAAAATCTGAAATATTTTGCCAAGCCCAATGCCGCAAAAGAGATTGTAGACGAGATTTTTAAAGTGATACAATAA
- the murC gene encoding UDP-N-acetylmuramate--L-alanine ligase, with translation MKVLETYQNFYFVGIGGIGMSALARYFHASGKKVLGYDKTNTKLTTALMSEGIDIVFEDVIDEKIASLKKEDTLVIYTPAIKVLGILEYFNENQFEVLKRAKVLGLITQNTDCIAVAGTHGKTTTSTLVSHLCKEADLPFSCFLGGISENFKSNFLYNGSQYSVVEADEYDRSFLNLSPDWAVITSTDADHLDIYGDKSHIEEGFRQFAALVPNDKQLFVRKGIGIGRPSLTYAVNEVADYYSDNLRMENDKIYFDFHTPKETVKDFIWEIPGIHNVENATVALAILNNLGVDFETLKKAIANFKGIKRRYTKHRYENGKIYIDDYAHHPTEINAVMSSIRTFYPEKKLLVAFQPHLFSRTRDFADGFAESLSHADELILLDIYPARELQENFEGITSSWLLDKVTLDKKEVSTLSDAFNKIKEKDFDILLTVGAGNIDTLYDPICEWLSKN, from the coding sequence ATGAAAGTTTTAGAAACATATCAAAATTTTTACTTCGTTGGAATCGGAGGTATCGGTATGAGTGCTTTGGCGCGTTACTTCCATGCTTCGGGCAAAAAAGTTTTGGGCTACGATAAAACCAACACCAAATTGACGACGGCTTTGATGAGCGAGGGAATTGATATTGTTTTTGAAGATGTCATTGATGAAAAAATAGCTTCCCTTAAGAAAGAAGATACATTGGTAATCTATACTCCTGCAATTAAGGTTCTGGGAATTTTAGAATATTTTAATGAAAATCAGTTTGAAGTATTAAAACGTGCAAAAGTTTTAGGTTTAATTACACAAAACACAGATTGTATCGCCGTTGCCGGAACTCATGGGAAAACAACAACTTCTACCCTGGTTTCACATCTTTGTAAAGAAGCAGATTTACCTTTCTCTTGTTTCTTGGGAGGAATCTCTGAGAATTTTAAATCGAATTTCCTATACAACGGTTCACAATATTCTGTGGTGGAAGCAGACGAATACGACAGAAGCTTTTTGAATCTTTCTCCGGATTGGGCAGTGATCACTTCCACAGATGCAGACCATTTGGATATTTATGGAGATAAAAGCCATATTGAAGAAGGTTTTAGACAGTTTGCAGCTTTAGTTCCGAATGATAAGCAGCTTTTTGTAAGAAAAGGCATTGGGATCGGAAGACCTTCTCTGACGTATGCTGTAAACGAGGTTGCTGATTATTACTCGGATAATCTAAGAATGGAGAATGACAAAATTTATTTTGATTTCCATACTCCTAAAGAAACTGTTAAAGATTTCATCTGGGAAATTCCGGGGATTCACAATGTTGAGAATGCAACCGTTGCATTGGCAATTTTAAACAATTTAGGCGTTGATTTCGAAACATTAAAAAAAGCGATTGCCAATTTTAAAGGAATTAAAAGAAGATATACCAAACACAGATACGAAAACGGTAAAATTTACATCGACGATTATGCCCATCATCCAACAGAAATTAATGCCGTGATGAGCTCAATCCGGACTTTTTATCCGGAAAAGAAATTATTGGTGGCTTTCCAGCCTCATCTTTTCAGCAGAACAAGAGATTTTGCAGACGGATTTGCTGAAAGTTTAAGCCACGCCGATGAATTGATTTTGCTTGATATTTATCCGGCAAGAGAACTTCAGGAAAACTTTGAAGGTATTACTTCAAGCTGGTTATTGGATAAAGTAACATTAGATAAAAAGGAAGTATCTACTCTGAGTGATGCTTTCAATAAAATAAAAGAAAAAGATTTTGATATCCTTCTTACAGTAGGTGCAGGAAATATTGATACACTGTACGATCCTATTTGTGAGTGGTTAAGTAAAAATTAA
- a CDS encoding cell division protein FtsQ, which translates to MKNKYRILKIAITVIILGFLLSFSLKKFSGQKITDNKISVKMDNGKTPVYFVDEKDIREIVKKENPSGKVGDLNIPALEKKINNLPAVDSANVYLNLNGKLNLDIKQRVPIFRLNKEGRDFYVDEKGTEFPISKTYSHPCMLVTGDVQKDEYRQLAELVEKIDKDDFSKKYFIGISKDYKGNYNLLTSEGNYKVEIGDLDNIELKVKGFKAFVEKYLIYQDPQKYNKISVKYQNQIVTTLNPYFKENDSILNVGNKELAKASATPPAVRKTVEVLPKAVTVKKPSPTSSKPKVVTKPKETKKTEKKATAAKPKAKVKIE; encoded by the coding sequence ATGAAAAATAAATACAGAATATTAAAAATTGCCATCACAGTAATCATTCTAGGATTTCTGCTGAGTTTCTCTTTAAAGAAATTCAGCGGTCAGAAGATTACGGACAATAAAATTTCTGTAAAAATGGATAATGGAAAAACTCCGGTGTATTTTGTTGACGAAAAAGACATCCGTGAGATTGTAAAAAAAGAAAACCCTTCGGGAAAAGTGGGCGATCTGAATATTCCTGCCCTGGAAAAGAAAATCAATAATCTTCCGGCTGTTGACAGTGCCAATGTCTATTTGAACCTGAATGGAAAATTAAATTTAGACATTAAACAAAGAGTACCTATTTTCAGATTGAATAAAGAAGGAAGAGACTTTTATGTAGATGAAAAAGGCACCGAGTTTCCGATTTCAAAAACCTATTCACATCCTTGTATGCTGGTAACCGGGGATGTCCAGAAAGATGAATACCGTCAGCTGGCTGAATTGGTTGAAAAAATTGATAAAGATGACTTCAGTAAAAAATACTTTATAGGAATTTCAAAAGATTATAAAGGAAATTATAACCTTCTGACCAGTGAGGGAAATTATAAAGTTGAAATTGGAGACTTAGATAATATTGAATTAAAAGTTAAAGGTTTCAAAGCTTTCGTAGAAAAATATTTGATCTATCAGGATCCTCAGAAATACAACAAGATTTCTGTAAAATATCAGAATCAGATCGTCACGACTTTGAATCCGTACTTTAAAGAAAATGACAGTATTCTGAACGTAGGAAACAAAGAACTGGCAAAAGCCTCAGCCACGCCACCCGCAGTCAGGAAAACCGTGGAAGTTCTTCCCAAAGCGGTGACAGTAAAGAAGCCAAGTCCTACTTCTTCAAAACCCAAAGTTGTAACCAAGCCCAAGGAGACGAAGAAAACAGAGAAAAAAGCAACGGCTGCAAAGCCTAAAGCAAAAGTTAAAATAGAATAA
- the ftsA gene encoding cell division protein FtsA, translated as MENQEYSVGLDIGTTKIVAIVGRRNAHGKIEVLGVGKAKSLGVHKGIVNNISQTINSIKAAVSEAQSSAGVPIRKVTVGIAGKHIRSLQHSDYIMREHPDKFITDDDIEALKDQVKKLVMLPGEEIIHVLPQEYKVDSEGEIQEPVGMHGKRLEANFHVVVGQMGSIRNIARCVREAGLEMEALTLEPLASSEAVLTKEEKEAGVAIVDIGGGTTDIAIFKDNIIRHTCVIPYGGGIITEDIKEGCSIIEKHAEQLKVKFGSAVPELEKDSTYVTIPGLHGRPDKEISLKTLAQIINARVEEILEMVNTELKAYGAFEQKKKLIAGIVLTGGGSNLKHLRQLANYTTGFDSRIGFANEYIANDKNQYLKGPEFATSIGLLMESLKIRDKKITSIEEEAVLEQPQPKAEAVTTQTETAQQQPVQPIETVQHQEVVAEQNENKRAAKLTFGQSLMEKVKKFFEEVE; from the coding sequence ATGGAAAATCAAGAGTATTCAGTAGGTCTGGACATTGGGACAACAAAGATTGTCGCCATTGTCGGAAGGAGGAATGCACACGGGAAAATAGAAGTTCTCGGTGTAGGGAAGGCAAAGAGTCTTGGTGTTCACAAAGGTATTGTGAATAATATTTCGCAAACCATTAATTCAATCAAAGCTGCTGTTTCTGAAGCACAGTCCAGCGCAGGAGTTCCTATCCGTAAAGTAACGGTGGGAATTGCTGGAAAACACATTCGTTCTCTGCAGCACTCAGATTATATTATGCGTGAACATCCGGATAAGTTCATTACAGATGATGACATTGAAGCATTGAAAGATCAGGTGAAAAAACTGGTAATGCTTCCTGGTGAAGAAATTATCCATGTACTTCCTCAGGAATACAAAGTCGATTCCGAAGGTGAAATTCAGGAACCTGTCGGAATGCACGGAAAACGTTTAGAGGCCAATTTCCACGTTGTAGTCGGGCAAATGGGAAGCATCCGAAATATCGCAAGATGCGTTCGTGAGGCCGGATTAGAAATGGAAGCCCTTACTTTGGAACCTTTGGCATCCTCAGAAGCTGTTCTTACAAAAGAAGAAAAAGAAGCAGGTGTAGCCATCGTGGATATCGGTGGAGGAACAACGGATATTGCTATTTTTAAAGACAATATCATCCGTCATACCTGCGTCATTCCTTACGGAGGAGGAATTATTACGGAAGACATTAAAGAAGGCTGTTCAATTATTGAAAAGCACGCCGAGCAATTAAAGGTTAAGTTCGGTTCTGCAGTTCCTGAGTTGGAAAAAGACAGTACGTATGTTACCATTCCTGGACTTCACGGAAGACCGGATAAAGAAATTTCATTAAAAACTCTGGCACAGATTATCAATGCAAGAGTGGAAGAAATATTGGAAATGGTAAATACGGAACTAAAAGCTTACGGTGCTTTCGAACAGAAGAAAAAACTGATTGCTGGAATTGTTCTGACCGGTGGTGGTTCAAACTTGAAACATCTTCGTCAGCTGGCTAACTATACAACAGGTTTCGACAGCAGAATAGGTTTTGCAAACGAATATATTGCGAACGATAAAAATCAATATCTTAAAGGACCTGAATTTGCGACTTCTATTGGATTACTGATGGAAAGTTTAAAAATCAGAGATAAAAAGATTACCAGTATTGAAGAAGAAGCTGTTTTAGAGCAACCTCAGCCAAAAGCTGAAGCTGTAACGACTCAAACGGAAACAGCGCAACAACAGCCTGTTCAGCCCATTGAAACCGTGCAGCATCAAGAAGTTGTAGCAGAACAAAACGAAAACAAAAGAGCGGCAAAACTGACTTTCGGACAGTCGCTTATGGAAAAAGTAAAAAAATTCTTCGAAGAAGTAGAATAA